A section of the Bombus huntii isolate Logan2020A chromosome 5, iyBomHunt1.1, whole genome shotgun sequence genome encodes:
- the LOC126866186 gene encoding uncharacterized protein LOC126866186 isoform X1: protein MSLNFTHIQQTSCILRWLILIQFTVNSIIKNTRKETIVKVTDWLRGIWEMRRQTGPVQQWIDSIPSPIKSNFSMKNDNQGESSSKKPNISLALTEPKDIPYSMRTKQLTMTVSAPINVPNTTSNNTTGLHSSLPHKLVRDPSLQSDSSHCSSVESLLELRKADPEAILLGLGFGGCSSSPQENGSFSRIPKRFLQPSKLKGIAINDFMKQQQETSESFDSVSLGYRGLTGSPYVAPSEIVQKIMQRLREHESHEHDPYAMYNSYEQYSPLHCGGTLSVLSPDSRQFLERPRSKSPDMRNKRMIIGQKSFAFGHDGDLIEIDPSNEKRSFESIPSNDSNAVENSEVSNDLADNNNEVYEQTPIQKKILPKRLFFNDSTELNDTDVSLSVKVFEESEDQQNENLNKNTDYKDDIFPNTVSENVSDIRRASDGFYDMKDGKISMVNKRRHSDGFVQTTEHVDDTVLARRRKTLKRQSRISDTDAVNYCNVNFSQSDTAQCMGMKCNTNKNVHEVCNQESVSTKFPRLKNETKNYDVNECAEKLLEGMYKSAEDSLSKNKQGNKNEYYVEETKLVEQVCTDKGEKTTCCCHSGTKKYWKKMEKIIQENKNLETMVTKSRREMAEIREMLNNVLSVRLEPGF from the exons ATGTCATTGAATTTTACACATATACAACAAACTTCTTGCATTTTACGGTGGctaatattaattcaatttacAGTTAATTCTATCAtaa aaaacaCAAGGAAAGAAACAATTGTAAAGGTAACGGATTGGTTACGTGGAATTTGGGAGATGAGACGTCAAACTGGACCTGTTCAGCAATGGATAGATTCAATACCATCACCTATAAAGTctaatttttcaatgaaaaatgATAATCAAGGAGAATCAAGCAGTAAGAAACCTAATATTTCATTGGCACTAACAGAGCCTAAGGACATTCCATATTCTATGAGAACAAAACAATTAACTATGACAGTGTCTGCACCTATTAATGTTCCTAATACAACATCAAATAATACAACAGGATTACATAG CTCATTGCCTCATAAATTGGTTCGGGATCCAAGCCTACAATCTGATAGTAGTCATTGTAGTAGTGTAGAAAGCTTGTTAGAGCTAAGAAAAGCAGATCCAGAAGCAATTTTGCTAGGTCTTGGATTTGGTGGTTGTTCGAGCAGTCCACAAGAAAATGGTTCCTTTTCTCGTATACCGAAAAGATTTCTTCAGCCATCGAAATTAAAAGGCATAGCTATTAATGATTTTATGAAACAACAACAGGAAACTAGTGAATCCTTTGATTCTGTATCTCTCGGATATAGAGGTTTGACAG GCTCACCGTATGTAGCGCCATCGGAAATTGTGCAAAAGATTATGCAGCGTTTACGAGAGCATGAGAGTCATGAACACGATCCATATGCAATGTATAATTCGTATGAACAATACAGTCCTCTACATTGTGGTGGTACACTTTCTGTGTTGTCTCCTGATAGCAGACAATTTTTGGAACGACCACGTTCAAAAAGTCCCGACATGCGTAATAAACGTATGATTATTG GACAAAAATCATTTGCATTTGGTCATGATGGTGATCTAATCGAAATTGATCCTTCTAACGAAAAAAGGTCGTTCGAAAGTATTCCAAGCAATGATTCTAACGCCGTAGAAAATTCAGAAGTATCTAATGATTTAgctgataataataatgaagtATATGAGCAAACACCTATccagaaaaaaatattaccaaaacgattattttttaacgacAGTACGGAACTTAATGACACCGATGTTTCTTTATCAGTAAAAGTTTTTGAAGAAAGCGAAGACCAgcaaaatgaaaatttgaataaaaatactgACTACAAAGATGATATTTTTCCAAACACAGTTTCAGAAAATGTATCTGATATTCGAAGGGCCAGTGATGGATTTTATGATATGAAAGACGGAAAAATATCAATGGTAAATAAACGAAGACACAGCGATGGCTTTGTGCAAACTACTGAGCATGTTGACGATACTGTACTTGCTCGAAGGAGAAAAACTTTGAAGCGACAGTCTAGAATAAGCGATACAGATGCGGTAAACTATTGCAATGTAAATTTCAGCCAGTCTGATACGGCGCAATGCATGGGAATGAAATGtaacacaaataaaaatgtacatgAAGTTTGTAACCAAGAAAGCGTTTCCACGAAATTTCcaagattaaaaaatgaaactaaaaATTATGACGTAAATGAATGTGCAGAGAAGTTACTTGAAGGAATGTATAAATCAGCAGAAGATAGTTTAAGTAAAAATAAACAGGGAAATAAGAATGAATACTATGTTGAGGAAACCAAGCTTGTAGAACAAGTGTGTACAGATAAAGGCGAAAAAACAACCTGTTGCTGTCATTCTGGTactaaaaaatattggaagaaaatggagaaaattattcaagaaaataaaaatttggaaaCTATGGTAACAAAGAGCAGGAGAGAAATGGCAGAAATTCGAGAAATGTTAAATAATGTGTTATCTGTACGATTAGAACCTGGTTTTTGA
- the LOC126866186 gene encoding uncharacterized protein LOC126866186 isoform X3, producing the protein MRRQTGPVQQWIDSIPSPIKSNFSMKNDNQGESSSKKPNISLALTEPKDIPYSMRTKQLTMTVSAPINVPNTTSNNTTGLHSSLPHKLVRDPSLQSDSSHCSSVESLLELRKADPEAILLGLGFGGCSSSPQENGSFSRIPKRFLQPSKLKGIAINDFMKQQQETSESFDSVSLGYRGLTGSPYVAPSEIVQKIMQRLREHESHEHDPYAMYNSYEQYSPLHCGGTLSVLSPDSRQFLERPRSKSPDMRNKRMIIGQKSFAFGHDGDLIEIDPSNEKRSFESIPSNDSNAVENSEVSNDLADNNNEVYEQTPIQKKILPKRLFFNDSTELNDTDVSLSVKVFEESEDQQNENLNKNTDYKDDIFPNTVSENVSDIRRASDGFYDMKDGKISMVNKRRHSDGFVQTTEHVDDTVLARRRKTLKRQSRISDTDAVNYCNVNFSQSDTAQCMGMKCNTNKNVHEVCNQESVSTKFPRLKNETKNYDVNECAEKLLEGMYKSAEDSLSKNKQGNKNEYYVEETKLVEQVCTDKGEKTTCCCHSGTKKYWKKMEKIIQENKNLETMVTKSRREMAEIREMLNNVLSVRLEPGF; encoded by the exons ATGAGACGTCAAACTGGACCTGTTCAGCAATGGATAGATTCAATACCATCACCTATAAAGTctaatttttcaatgaaaaatgATAATCAAGGAGAATCAAGCAGTAAGAAACCTAATATTTCATTGGCACTAACAGAGCCTAAGGACATTCCATATTCTATGAGAACAAAACAATTAACTATGACAGTGTCTGCACCTATTAATGTTCCTAATACAACATCAAATAATACAACAGGATTACATAG CTCATTGCCTCATAAATTGGTTCGGGATCCAAGCCTACAATCTGATAGTAGTCATTGTAGTAGTGTAGAAAGCTTGTTAGAGCTAAGAAAAGCAGATCCAGAAGCAATTTTGCTAGGTCTTGGATTTGGTGGTTGTTCGAGCAGTCCACAAGAAAATGGTTCCTTTTCTCGTATACCGAAAAGATTTCTTCAGCCATCGAAATTAAAAGGCATAGCTATTAATGATTTTATGAAACAACAACAGGAAACTAGTGAATCCTTTGATTCTGTATCTCTCGGATATAGAGGTTTGACAG GCTCACCGTATGTAGCGCCATCGGAAATTGTGCAAAAGATTATGCAGCGTTTACGAGAGCATGAGAGTCATGAACACGATCCATATGCAATGTATAATTCGTATGAACAATACAGTCCTCTACATTGTGGTGGTACACTTTCTGTGTTGTCTCCTGATAGCAGACAATTTTTGGAACGACCACGTTCAAAAAGTCCCGACATGCGTAATAAACGTATGATTATTG GACAAAAATCATTTGCATTTGGTCATGATGGTGATCTAATCGAAATTGATCCTTCTAACGAAAAAAGGTCGTTCGAAAGTATTCCAAGCAATGATTCTAACGCCGTAGAAAATTCAGAAGTATCTAATGATTTAgctgataataataatgaagtATATGAGCAAACACCTATccagaaaaaaatattaccaaaacgattattttttaacgacAGTACGGAACTTAATGACACCGATGTTTCTTTATCAGTAAAAGTTTTTGAAGAAAGCGAAGACCAgcaaaatgaaaatttgaataaaaatactgACTACAAAGATGATATTTTTCCAAACACAGTTTCAGAAAATGTATCTGATATTCGAAGGGCCAGTGATGGATTTTATGATATGAAAGACGGAAAAATATCAATGGTAAATAAACGAAGACACAGCGATGGCTTTGTGCAAACTACTGAGCATGTTGACGATACTGTACTTGCTCGAAGGAGAAAAACTTTGAAGCGACAGTCTAGAATAAGCGATACAGATGCGGTAAACTATTGCAATGTAAATTTCAGCCAGTCTGATACGGCGCAATGCATGGGAATGAAATGtaacacaaataaaaatgtacatgAAGTTTGTAACCAAGAAAGCGTTTCCACGAAATTTCcaagattaaaaaatgaaactaaaaATTATGACGTAAATGAATGTGCAGAGAAGTTACTTGAAGGAATGTATAAATCAGCAGAAGATAGTTTAAGTAAAAATAAACAGGGAAATAAGAATGAATACTATGTTGAGGAAACCAAGCTTGTAGAACAAGTGTGTACAGATAAAGGCGAAAAAACAACCTGTTGCTGTCATTCTGGTactaaaaaatattggaagaaaatggagaaaattattcaagaaaataaaaatttggaaaCTATGGTAACAAAGAGCAGGAGAGAAATGGCAGAAATTCGAGAAATGTTAAATAATGTGTTATCTGTACGATTAGAACCTGGTTTTTGA
- the LOC126866186 gene encoding uncharacterized protein LOC126866186 isoform X2, whose translation MDPENTRKETIVKVTDWLRGIWEMRRQTGPVQQWIDSIPSPIKSNFSMKNDNQGESSSKKPNISLALTEPKDIPYSMRTKQLTMTVSAPINVPNTTSNNTTGLHSSLPHKLVRDPSLQSDSSHCSSVESLLELRKADPEAILLGLGFGGCSSSPQENGSFSRIPKRFLQPSKLKGIAINDFMKQQQETSESFDSVSLGYRGLTGSPYVAPSEIVQKIMQRLREHESHEHDPYAMYNSYEQYSPLHCGGTLSVLSPDSRQFLERPRSKSPDMRNKRMIIGQKSFAFGHDGDLIEIDPSNEKRSFESIPSNDSNAVENSEVSNDLADNNNEVYEQTPIQKKILPKRLFFNDSTELNDTDVSLSVKVFEESEDQQNENLNKNTDYKDDIFPNTVSENVSDIRRASDGFYDMKDGKISMVNKRRHSDGFVQTTEHVDDTVLARRRKTLKRQSRISDTDAVNYCNVNFSQSDTAQCMGMKCNTNKNVHEVCNQESVSTKFPRLKNETKNYDVNECAEKLLEGMYKSAEDSLSKNKQGNKNEYYVEETKLVEQVCTDKGEKTTCCCHSGTKKYWKKMEKIIQENKNLETMVTKSRREMAEIREMLNNVLSVRLEPGF comes from the exons ATGGATCCAG aaaacaCAAGGAAAGAAACAATTGTAAAGGTAACGGATTGGTTACGTGGAATTTGGGAGATGAGACGTCAAACTGGACCTGTTCAGCAATGGATAGATTCAATACCATCACCTATAAAGTctaatttttcaatgaaaaatgATAATCAAGGAGAATCAAGCAGTAAGAAACCTAATATTTCATTGGCACTAACAGAGCCTAAGGACATTCCATATTCTATGAGAACAAAACAATTAACTATGACAGTGTCTGCACCTATTAATGTTCCTAATACAACATCAAATAATACAACAGGATTACATAG CTCATTGCCTCATAAATTGGTTCGGGATCCAAGCCTACAATCTGATAGTAGTCATTGTAGTAGTGTAGAAAGCTTGTTAGAGCTAAGAAAAGCAGATCCAGAAGCAATTTTGCTAGGTCTTGGATTTGGTGGTTGTTCGAGCAGTCCACAAGAAAATGGTTCCTTTTCTCGTATACCGAAAAGATTTCTTCAGCCATCGAAATTAAAAGGCATAGCTATTAATGATTTTATGAAACAACAACAGGAAACTAGTGAATCCTTTGATTCTGTATCTCTCGGATATAGAGGTTTGACAG GCTCACCGTATGTAGCGCCATCGGAAATTGTGCAAAAGATTATGCAGCGTTTACGAGAGCATGAGAGTCATGAACACGATCCATATGCAATGTATAATTCGTATGAACAATACAGTCCTCTACATTGTGGTGGTACACTTTCTGTGTTGTCTCCTGATAGCAGACAATTTTTGGAACGACCACGTTCAAAAAGTCCCGACATGCGTAATAAACGTATGATTATTG GACAAAAATCATTTGCATTTGGTCATGATGGTGATCTAATCGAAATTGATCCTTCTAACGAAAAAAGGTCGTTCGAAAGTATTCCAAGCAATGATTCTAACGCCGTAGAAAATTCAGAAGTATCTAATGATTTAgctgataataataatgaagtATATGAGCAAACACCTATccagaaaaaaatattaccaaaacgattattttttaacgacAGTACGGAACTTAATGACACCGATGTTTCTTTATCAGTAAAAGTTTTTGAAGAAAGCGAAGACCAgcaaaatgaaaatttgaataaaaatactgACTACAAAGATGATATTTTTCCAAACACAGTTTCAGAAAATGTATCTGATATTCGAAGGGCCAGTGATGGATTTTATGATATGAAAGACGGAAAAATATCAATGGTAAATAAACGAAGACACAGCGATGGCTTTGTGCAAACTACTGAGCATGTTGACGATACTGTACTTGCTCGAAGGAGAAAAACTTTGAAGCGACAGTCTAGAATAAGCGATACAGATGCGGTAAACTATTGCAATGTAAATTTCAGCCAGTCTGATACGGCGCAATGCATGGGAATGAAATGtaacacaaataaaaatgtacatgAAGTTTGTAACCAAGAAAGCGTTTCCACGAAATTTCcaagattaaaaaatgaaactaaaaATTATGACGTAAATGAATGTGCAGAGAAGTTACTTGAAGGAATGTATAAATCAGCAGAAGATAGTTTAAGTAAAAATAAACAGGGAAATAAGAATGAATACTATGTTGAGGAAACCAAGCTTGTAGAACAAGTGTGTACAGATAAAGGCGAAAAAACAACCTGTTGCTGTCATTCTGGTactaaaaaatattggaagaaaatggagaaaattattcaagaaaataaaaatttggaaaCTATGGTAACAAAGAGCAGGAGAGAAATGGCAGAAATTCGAGAAATGTTAAATAATGTGTTATCTGTACGATTAGAACCTGGTTTTTGA
- the LOC126866210 gene encoding 18S rRNA aminocarboxypropyltransferase isoform X1, with product MSSHRKKNRKRILTRRPRHVIGKEEKYRQERDKSDKEDEVSEKEEEEWSLPFPVAMWDLEHCDPKKCSGKKLVRHGLVKILRLGARFSGLVLTPIGEKCVSPTDRDIIQDYGCAVVDCSWARLDDTPFNRMKTPNPRLLPFLVAANPINYGRPCQLSCVEAIAATLIITGFPEEANFFLGKFSWGHSFLQLNGELLKKYSLCTNAKEIISVQEKFLIDARKEKLNRHVVSDFPPTDSETEEEEEEEEEVGEKEEEGKEETVPVNIISKIDELVKDTKIV from the exons ATGTCATCtcatagaaagaaaaatagaaaacgaataCTAACAAGACGACCGCGACATGTAATtgggaaagaagaaaaatatcgtcAAGAAAGGGATAAGTCGGATAAGGAAGATGAAGTATCAG agaaagaagaagaagaatggTCCCTTCCTTTTCCCGTCGCTATGTGGGATCTCGAACACTGCGACCCTAAAAAATGTTCCGGTAAAAAATTGGTTAGACATGGCttagtaaaaatattaaggTTAGGAGCTCGATTCTCAGGATTAGTTCTTACTCCAATTGGTGAAAag TGTGTGAGTCCCACAGATCGCGATATCATACAAGATTATGGTTGTGCGGTCGTCGACTGCAGTTGGGCACGTTTGGACGATACTCCATTTAATAGAATGAAAACTCCCAATCCTCGTCTTTTACCATTTCTAGTTGCTGCGAATCCGATAAATTATGGCAGACCATGTCAATTAAGTTGTGTAGAAGCTATAGCTGCTACTTTGATTATAACAGGTTTTCCCGAAGAAGCAAATTTTTTTCTTGGAAAATTCTCCTGGGGCCACTCGTTTTTACAATTGAATGGcgaattattaaagaaatattcgcTTTGTACAAATGcaaaagaaattatatctGTCCAAGAAAAATTTCTCATAGATGCAAGGAAAGAAAAGTTAAACAGACATG TTGTGTCAGATTTTCCACCAACCGATTCGGAAActgaagaggaagaagaagaagaagaagaagtaggggaaaaagaagaggaagggaaagaagaaactgtacctgtaaatattatttccaaAATAGACGAGCTAGTAAAGGACACgaaaatagtataa
- the LOC126866210 gene encoding 18S rRNA aminocarboxypropyltransferase isoform X2, producing the protein MWDLEHCDPKKCSGKKLVRHGLVKILRLGARFSGLVLTPIGEKCVSPTDRDIIQDYGCAVVDCSWARLDDTPFNRMKTPNPRLLPFLVAANPINYGRPCQLSCVEAIAATLIITGFPEEANFFLGKFSWGHSFLQLNGELLKKYSLCTNAKEIISVQEKFLIDARKEKLNRHVVSDFPPTDSETEEEEEEEEEVGEKEEEGKEETVPVNIISKIDELVKDTKIV; encoded by the exons ATGTGGGATCTCGAACACTGCGACCCTAAAAAATGTTCCGGTAAAAAATTGGTTAGACATGGCttagtaaaaatattaaggTTAGGAGCTCGATTCTCAGGATTAGTTCTTACTCCAATTGGTGAAAag TGTGTGAGTCCCACAGATCGCGATATCATACAAGATTATGGTTGTGCGGTCGTCGACTGCAGTTGGGCACGTTTGGACGATACTCCATTTAATAGAATGAAAACTCCCAATCCTCGTCTTTTACCATTTCTAGTTGCTGCGAATCCGATAAATTATGGCAGACCATGTCAATTAAGTTGTGTAGAAGCTATAGCTGCTACTTTGATTATAACAGGTTTTCCCGAAGAAGCAAATTTTTTTCTTGGAAAATTCTCCTGGGGCCACTCGTTTTTACAATTGAATGGcgaattattaaagaaatattcgcTTTGTACAAATGcaaaagaaattatatctGTCCAAGAAAAATTTCTCATAGATGCAAGGAAAGAAAAGTTAAACAGACATG TTGTGTCAGATTTTCCACCAACCGATTCGGAAActgaagaggaagaagaagaagaagaagaagtaggggaaaaagaagaggaagggaaagaagaaactgtacctgtaaatattatttccaaAATAGACGAGCTAGTAAAGGACACgaaaatagtataa
- the LOC126866202 gene encoding F-box only protein 32 isoform X1: MPFISKDWRSPGEEWVKTVEGWEKKKILECANNKTLSLLLRGDKDVLDKKEKDKKKENAVQPHCRITLKCTREIAGFNGLSDALKSLDFLSAVHDCRRFNYIVQLLDLLVSHRMGGLSGCAQRVLFNMLEEVALEVSLSQQQTGKLRRLIERVRAFSAGCCWGGRPLGSVVLWEKHKAALERILQIASSITITQPDEEQQPQWSDLPAECRREVLLRLSDPRDIEASSEACEHLAVLAQEQRIWRELAQYHFTPQQIASTRQHNPGKDWKTIFTIARRSFGLREEYAEIIQLCRNCRCLFWRSLGHPCIADQDPAFQEKLADVDRASLHVPIPPQTFLKFFSL, from the exons ATGCCATTCATATCGAAGGATTGGCGCAGTCCTGGCGAAGAATGGGTAAAAACTGTCGAAGGttgggaaaagaagaaaatcctCGAATGCGCCAACAATAAAACACTTTCTCTTTTACTTCG CGGCGATAAGGATGTGCTCGACAAAAAGGAGAAGGATAAAAAGAAAG AAAACGCCGTCCAGCCGCATTGCCGCATCACGCTGAAATGCACTCGTGAG ATCGCTGGTTTCAACGGTTTAAGCGATGCGCTGAAAAGCTTGGACTTTTTATCAGCGGTGCACGATTGCCGACGTTTTAATTACATTGTGCAACTTTTGGATCTTCTGGTCAGTCACAGGATGGGCGGTCTTAGTGGATGCGCTCAACGAGTTCTCTTCAATATGTTGGAAGAAGTCGCATTGGAAG TATCGTTGTCGCAGCAACAAACCGGAAAACTTCGTCGGTTGATCGAAAGAGTTCGGGCTTTCAGCGCGGGTTGTTGTTGGGGCGGTAGACCTTTGGGTTCTGTAGTTTTATGGGAGAAACACAAAGCCGCTCTAGAACGAATATTGCAAATTGCTTCGTCCATCACTATAACTCAG CCGGACGAGGAACAGCAGCCGCAATGGTCGGATTTGCCAGCGGAATGCCGCCGGGAGGTTCTCCTTCGACTCAGTGATCCACGAGACATAGAAGCGTCCTCGGAAGCTTGCGAACATCTAGCTGTTCTAGCACAGGAACAGAGAATCTGGCGGGAGCTTGCCCAGTATCACTTCACGCCTCAACAAATAGCCTCCACTAGACAGCATAATCCTGGAAAAGACTGGAAGACTATTTTTACTATCGCACGAAG GTCGTTTGGTCTGCGAGAAGAATACGCAGAGATAATACAGTTGTGCCGCAATTGCCGCTGCCTGTTTTGGCGGTCGCTCGGACATCCCTGTATCGCCGATCAGGATCCAGCCTTTCAGGAGAAACTAGCGGATGTCGATCGAGCATCTCTTCATGTTCCGATTCCTCCGCAGACCTTTCTCAAATTCTTTTCCCTATGA
- the LOC126866202 gene encoding F-box only protein 32 isoform X2, producing the protein MYVYTSYDTMSLDLDASRVHTGTKSVSRDRESLCGDKDVLDKKEKDKKKENAVQPHCRITLKCTREIAGFNGLSDALKSLDFLSAVHDCRRFNYIVQLLDLLVSHRMGGLSGCAQRVLFNMLEEVALEVSLSQQQTGKLRRLIERVRAFSAGCCWGGRPLGSVVLWEKHKAALERILQIASSITITQPDEEQQPQWSDLPAECRREVLLRLSDPRDIEASSEACEHLAVLAQEQRIWRELAQYHFTPQQIASTRQHNPGKDWKTIFTIARRSFGLREEYAEIIQLCRNCRCLFWRSLGHPCIADQDPAFQEKLADVDRASLHVPIPPQTFLKFFSL; encoded by the exons atgtacgtatatacttCGTACGATACGATGAGTTTGGACTTGGACGCGTCTCGCGTTCATACTGGAACTAAGTCGGTGTCGCGAGACCGTGAAAGCTTATG CGGCGATAAGGATGTGCTCGACAAAAAGGAGAAGGATAAAAAGAAAG AAAACGCCGTCCAGCCGCATTGCCGCATCACGCTGAAATGCACTCGTGAG ATCGCTGGTTTCAACGGTTTAAGCGATGCGCTGAAAAGCTTGGACTTTTTATCAGCGGTGCACGATTGCCGACGTTTTAATTACATTGTGCAACTTTTGGATCTTCTGGTCAGTCACAGGATGGGCGGTCTTAGTGGATGCGCTCAACGAGTTCTCTTCAATATGTTGGAAGAAGTCGCATTGGAAG TATCGTTGTCGCAGCAACAAACCGGAAAACTTCGTCGGTTGATCGAAAGAGTTCGGGCTTTCAGCGCGGGTTGTTGTTGGGGCGGTAGACCTTTGGGTTCTGTAGTTTTATGGGAGAAACACAAAGCCGCTCTAGAACGAATATTGCAAATTGCTTCGTCCATCACTATAACTCAG CCGGACGAGGAACAGCAGCCGCAATGGTCGGATTTGCCAGCGGAATGCCGCCGGGAGGTTCTCCTTCGACTCAGTGATCCACGAGACATAGAAGCGTCCTCGGAAGCTTGCGAACATCTAGCTGTTCTAGCACAGGAACAGAGAATCTGGCGGGAGCTTGCCCAGTATCACTTCACGCCTCAACAAATAGCCTCCACTAGACAGCATAATCCTGGAAAAGACTGGAAGACTATTTTTACTATCGCACGAAG GTCGTTTGGTCTGCGAGAAGAATACGCAGAGATAATACAGTTGTGCCGCAATTGCCGCTGCCTGTTTTGGCGGTCGCTCGGACATCCCTGTATCGCCGATCAGGATCCAGCCTTTCAGGAGAAACTAGCGGATGTCGATCGAGCATCTCTTCATGTTCCGATTCCTCCGCAGACCTTTCTCAAATTCTTTTCCCTATGA